The genomic stretch CTGCCTGCTAGAGTTTTAATTTGGACAGTGGGATTATCTTTATTTGTTGAGGGAGCAAATTTTCGCGAGAAATTAAAAATTTTGCTGAAGACTCCGAGTCTTGATGTAGTATTTATAGGTCTGATATTGATGTTCTTTCACGTTAGACTGCCGGGCGTTTTATCGAATGCAATAAACAATATAGGGAGCATGACCGGCCCTCTTTCGATGATGATAATCGGTGCAGCATTGGGAGAGTCAAATTTGCGTGATGCTCTTGATGTTGACGCGTTTAAATTAACGTTTGTTAGACTAGTTGTGCAGCCTTTAATGTTTATGATTATATTGCGGTTACTGGGAGTGCAAAATATTTTGTGGCAGGTTACAGTAGTGTTGACTGCGATGCCAGCTGCTGCGAATACAGAAATTATTGCGGAAATGTACGGCAAAGATTATGAATTTGCTGCACGTTGTGTAGTAGTCTCAACTGTAATATCACTTGTGAGCGTGCCAATTTTGACTCTGTTATTCTGAAGTGTTATACAGCAGCTAAAGTTTTTCCGCACTTGGTCTCGACTTCAAGATTTGTTATTTCTCCGCCTGAAGATTTCATAATTTCGCGTAACATTTGTGAGACTTCCTGTGACTCTGACTCTTTGCATTCACACACTAACGAGTCATGAACCTGCAAAAATAGTTCTCCTTCGCAATTTATCATAGCTTTTCTTGCAATATCTGCGGCTGTTCCCTGAATCGGCGAGTTAATTATTGCACGGTCGATAGCTGTTTTTTTCGCGGGAATTTCTTTAACCGGCCTGATTCGTCCTGCTAGAGTCTTTGTAAATCCGCGCGCTTTTGCCTCAAAAATTAATTTATCAATGAAAGTTTTTACACCGGGCACTGCGTCAAAATATTTATTCATGATTTCTTTTGCTTCTTGCCGTGAAATATCTAATCTTTCAGCGAGTCCGAATGAGCTCATACCATAAATAAGACCGAAATTTATCATCTTTGCAGCTCTTCGCAATTCAGGAGTAACAAGCTCAGGCATTACAGCAAATACCCATGAGGCTGTCTCTGTGTGAATGTCGCGATTATTATTGAATGCCTCGATTAATTTTGACTCGCCGGACAAGTGAGCGAGGATTCTTAATTCAACTTGCGAATAATCAGCGCTGACAAAAATTTTTTCAGGATTTACGGGGACTAAGCCGGATTTTATTTCATTTGCCCAATGTCCGAACGCCGGAATATTTTGCAAATTAGGATCTCTGCTGCTGAGTCGTCCTGTGCCGGTTAAAGCTGGTTCAAATGTTGTGTGAATTATCCCGTTTGAGTCTGCTGCCTTCTGAAATGGTATAACAAAACTTGTCAGCATCTTTGTTAGCTCTCTATGTTCGAGAATCAATCTCGGAATTTCAGCACCGGGCAATTTCGCGAGTTTTTCGAGGACTCCTGCGTCGGTTGAGTAAGAATTTCCGCTTTTCGTCATGCCTTCAGGGGTAAATGCTAATCTCTCGAACAACAGCCAAGACACTTGTTGCGGAGAATTTAAATTTATTCTGATTCCTGCTGCGTTAGTTATGCTTGACTCTATTTCAGTTATGCGCGACTCTAATTCAGATTGAAGGCTTGTAAATTTTTCGTGATTGATTCTGACTCCGTGAGACTCCATTTTTGTCAAGACGGGAATTAACGGCAGGTCTATATCATTCATTACGTGTTTAAGATTCTGATATTCTTCTATTTCTGACTCATAATTTCCGGCCAGTTCATAAAGAGTCTTAGCTGGGTTATCGCTTTCTTTGACGAGTGAAATAATTTCCGGAAATCTTTTCGCGCATTCGTCCGGATGAAGCAAATAATAAGCCGTCTTCAAGTCCCAAATATTTTGTGAATCATTAAATAATTCCGGGTGAGTCTTGAAATCTGCTTTATAGTCAAGAGTCAAAATTTCTGCGCTGGGCATGACAAATTTTACGTTTGACTCGTTTTCTTCGTTGTAATCGATTCTTATGGGCGGGGTCTTAGTGCTTCCGATTCGATTTAATACTCTTGTGAGGCCGAGTCGTAGTGCTAAATTTTCTGCTTGGTCAAAGTCTAATTTATGATTCACGCATTGAGTCAACAAATCTGTATCGCCCGAAAAAATATCTTCCTTCAACTTAATTATATTATCGCGGGTCCATTTTACTTGTTCGAGTCCG from Synergistaceae bacterium encodes the following:
- a CDS encoding DNA polymerase I; the protein is MAHRGYHALPMKLTAPDGTPTGMIVGFMNMLYRVQDDLMPDYIVTVFDAGGKTFRHKLLSNYKANRQPPEYDLRIQIPILQELLNFIGCNVLIREGVEADDVAASFARLAQSNGYEVMLLSSDKDLLQLVGTGVKMMRPIKNGISGAEIYDVNAFVKEYGFMPDSFADYLAITGDKADNVKGVAGVGDVGAKKILAVYPHLEEIFDSLDKFSKGQRKKFQDCGLEQVKWTRDNIIKLKEDIFSGDTDLLTQCVNHKLDFDQAENLALRLGLTRVLNRIGSTKTPPIRIDYNEENESNVKFVMPSAEILTLDYKADFKTHPELFNDSQNIWDLKTAYYLLHPDECAKRFPEIISLVKESDNPAKTLYELAGNYESEIEEYQNLKHVMNDIDLPLIPVLTKMESHGVRINHEKFTSLQSELESRITEIESSITNAAGIRINLNSPQQVSWLLFERLAFTPEGMTKSGNSYSTDAGVLEKLAKLPGAEIPRLILEHRELTKMLTSFVIPFQKAADSNGIIHTTFEPALTGTGRLSSRDPNLQNIPAFGHWANEIKSGLVPVNPEKIFVSADYSQVELRILAHLSGESKLIEAFNNNRDIHTETASWVFAVMPELVTPELRRAAKMINFGLIYGMSSFGLAERLDISRQEAKEIMNKYFDAVPGVKTFIDKLIFEAKARGFTKTLAGRIRPVKEIPAKKTAIDRAIINSPIQGTAADIARKAMINCEGELFLQVHDSLVCECKESESQEVSQMLREIMKSSGGEITNLEVETKCGKTLAAV
- a CDS encoding AEC family transporter; translated protein: MTVFERMLNTQALMFIYVVTGIIMARTKILKHEGRSSFIRLLLDITLPCMILHSFEIDAGIKELIAAGEIMIISSGCFFLAWVSGKIFWRRSNPARKAVLEFATMFSNAGNAGLPIVASVFGLEGIFYTSFYLLPARVLIWTVGLSLFVEGANFREKLKILLKTPSLDVVFIGLILMFFHVRLPGVLSNAINNIGSMTGPLSMMIIGAALGESNLRDALDVDAFKLTFVRLVVQPLMFMIILRLLGVQNILWQVTVVLTAMPAAANTEIIAEMYGKDYEFAARCVVVSTVISLVSVPILTLLF